TGCCCAGCTTACTCCTCGTGCCAAAGAATTCCCAGCTTGGGATTCTCTATCTCAAGATGAACAAAGAATTTATGCCCATGAAATGGAGGTCTTTGCAGGATTTTTAGCACATACAGACTATGAAATCGGACGATTGATTGATGGTATAGACAAACTTGGGGAATTAGATAACACCTTAGTAATCTATATCGTTGGTGATAACGGCGCTAGTGCCGAAGGTGGTTTAACTGGTAGCGTCAATGAGCTGAAAATCTTTAACAGAATACCGGAAAGCCAAGAACAACTTTTAGCTTCCTTGAATGACTTAGGTAGTCCCAAAACCTTTAATCATTATCATGCAGGCTGGGCTTGGGCAGGAACTACACCCTTTCAATGGACAAAACAAATTGCCTCTCACTTTGGTGGTACTCGTAATCCCTTAGTTGTTGCTTGGGGCAACCAAATTAAAGATCGTGGTGGACTCCGCAGCCAATTCCATCATGTTATTGATATTACACCTACAATTCTCGAAGCGACAGGAATTACTGTACCTACTGAAGTTAACGGGGTGAAACAACAGAAAATTGAAGGTACTAGCCTAGTTTACACATTTGACGATCCTGATGCTTCTTCCCAACGCAAAACCCAGTATTTTGAGATGTTTGGAAACCGAGCTATTTATAATAACGGATGGGTAGCTGCGGCTCGTCACCCGCGCTTGCCTTGGCAGGGGACAATCAATGCTGATTTCGAGCAAGATCCTTGGGAACTATACAACATTGAGGAAGATTTCAGCGAGGCAAATAACCTCGCAGACAAAAATCCAGAGAAACTGGAAAAACTGCAAAAGTTGTTTTTATCAGAAGCTCGTAAACACAAAGTTTTACCATTAGACGATCGCGTTTCTGAACGGTTTGATGTCAAAATTCGCCCCTTTCTAGACGCAGGACGCACCACATTTATTTACTATCCTGGTGCAGTACCGATTCCCGAAGGTAGCGCCCCAAACCTCAAAAACAGATCGTTCACTATCAAAGCTGATGTAGAGATTCCAGAAAATGGTGCTGAGGGTGTCTTGTTAACCCAAGGTGGACGCTTTGCTGGTTGGGGCTTTTTTATTGAAGATGGTAAACCAACCTATACCTACAATTTTGCAAATGCAGAGCGATACATTATTCAATCTCCTGAAAAGTTACCCCCAGGGAAAGCAACAATAGGATTTGATTTTGATTATGACGGTGGTGTTGGTGCAGGAGGAACTGGGAAATTGTTCATCAACGATCAACAGGTAGCTCAAGGTCGAATTGAAAAAACTATACCTTATCGTGTGGCATTAGATGAAACCTTTGATGTTGGTCGAGATACAGGTACACCTGTAGTTGATACCTATCAAGTACCGTTTGCTTTTACAGGTAATTTACAGAAAGTTACCCTGAACTTGAAATAAGTTTAGGGGTATAGACGTTCCTGGTAACGTCTATACAATACTTCTCGGTTAAGGGGAAAAGGGGAAAGGAAAAAGGGAAAGAAAAAACCTTTAACCCTTACCCAATTCTGAGTTAAAAATGTAAAAAACGAGAACTTTTGCCTCTACATCTACTCTTACAAGATCCATAAAAACGATTGCGCGAAAGCAAAAATTTATGAATGAAATTATCCCCATACTTGACAAACTCGCATTCTTGTTGTTTGTTGTTGCAACTATGTTTGGTACAGGGTTAAAGTTAACTTTACAGCAGATTTGGGGACCACTCCGCAATATCCGTTTAGTTATTTCATCACTGGTGGCAAATTTTTTAATTGTACCCCTTTTTATCTATTTGTTATTGCAAGTAGTACCTGTAACCGAACCTGTAAAAGCTGGTTTTATCATTATGGCGTTAGCATCAGGTCCTCCAGCTTTACCTAAACTGGCTCAAATAGTTAAGGGTAATTTAGCTTTTTCTACAGGGTTAATGATGTTGCTAATGTTTGGCACAGTATTTTATCTGCCGATTGCACTACCGTTAGTTTTGCAAGGTGTACAAGTCAATTCTTGGGATATTGCCAAACCTTTAATATTGTTGATGTTAACCCCGTTAGTAATTGGGTTAATTATTAAAGCAAAATCTGAAGACATAGCCCTCAATTTTCAAGCAATTACGTTCAAAATATCTAACTTTGGATTACTTTTAGGTTTAGTAGTAAGACTAGTAGTCCACTTTAACGAGATTATCATTTTATTAAAAACAGGTGTAATCTTTGTTTGTGCTATTTTTATTATCTTCTCTTTTACTGTGGGTTATTTATTGGGTGGGCCTGGTATTGATACTCAAAGAGTTTTAGGGGTAGGAACGGCTCAACGTAATTTTGCTGCTTTATTAATAGGTACGAGCAATTTTGACGATCCTAATGTGGTGAGTACCATTATGGTGACAAGTTTATTAATGATGGTTTCAGTTCTGATTTTGGGGAAAAATTTAACAGAAGTAGACCAAGGACAGGGTGCAAAAGTAGAGTCGGTAGAAATTTCGTGATTAACCCTCCATTGCTCCCACCACCAACTTGAGTACAGTGTTGCTCTAAGCTTTGCTATTGGCGCAACCTTTCCAAGAGTTGGGCCAATACGGTTCGGTTAAAGGGGAAAGGGAAAAGGTTTTGAATATATCCTTTCCCCTTTACCCCTTACCCTTTACCCAGACAACAAGGAAAGTGAAAAATGCTTATCCGAACCGTATTGAGAGTTGGGTCGAAAGGGCGAATTCTTATTGTTTTCTATCCCCCTTGCTTCTTTTCAAGGATCACCTTGCTCTAGATATACATAGCAAAGTAATCATTGTAGATTTCCGTATTAGTCATGACTGTGATTTCTATTTGTTTCTTTTCTTCATCTGTAGCCAGACTCATGGCCGGGTTTAAGCTATCTTGGGGGATAAAATCACCACAGTATTCATTAGCCGGTACTGTTGCATTCATCTTTTGGGGATAACTCAATTTGAGATTATTCATGATTGTAATGAATTGACTACGGCTGCGTTCGCGCAGCGCTCCGTAGGAATCGCTAAATCTAGGATTAAAACGCTTTTCTTCGCCAATGGTGGAAACTGTGCGTCCTTTGTAATCATGGGCGGGATATACCAAGGTATCATCTGGCAAGGTGAATAAGCTTTGTGTCACCACATCGTATAGGGTTCCAGGATCGCCACCTTGAAAATCTGTGCGTCCACAACCACGAATAAATAAGGCATCACCAGTTAATAAGTGGGTTTTGTTCACCAAATATGCTATGTGACTAGCACTGTGACCTGGTGTGAAAATTGCTTCGATCGCTACCGATCCCACATCGATGATTTCGCCACCGACAAGCGAGCGATCGGCTTTCGTGACAGCAGGATTCTGGGGAACGATCACCTGACAGCCTGTTTGTTGCCTAAGTTTGCCTGCTCCTGTGATGTGATCGGCATGAAGATGAGTTTCTAGACAATAGCGTAGCTTTAATCCTAGTTCATCTAATGATTGCAAATCGCGGTCAACTTGCTCTAATACAGGGTCAACTAGAACAGCATCTCCTGTCTGTCGATCGGCAATCAGGTAAGTATAACTACTAGTTTCAGGATCAAATAATTGCCGAAATAGTAAGCTTGACTGGGGTATCTGTGAGCCACCATCGCCTGTTTCCTTATTTAACAGCATTGTGGGAATCGGACGCACACGTACTGGCAGCGACTGCAATAACGCTTGGGATAATTCCTGCGCCTGTACCCGTAATTCTGGAACAGCAATAGTTTCCCACAAGTCGCCTTTGCGAGGAGTTCCCAAGGTATACAGCAGTGTCGAAACATTGCTGTCTGCCGTATATAAAGCACCGTGAGCATCTGCATCTAATCCTAAGCCGATAGCATTGGGGCGAATTAATCCTTGCGATCGCAAATCAGCAATTAGGGGGTGAGGCGATCGGCGATAATCTGCTGCTACCCCGGTACAATTCACTACTCGATGGACGTGTAAGACAGTATTAGCATGGGTTTTGCGCTGGCATACAGTCACTGCCACACCATCCGGCAAAGCTTGATATTCCCGAATCCGTCCGGCGGAAATGTTAAGTTGACCAGAATCCAACATTTCAGTGACAACATCTGCCACTTTGGGGGCAATGCGGTGACGATGCACGTCCCAATAAGGTGTTAGATGACGCAAAAAGCGCTGCTGTTCTTCGGTCGGTAGTTTTTGCCAAATTTTCTGAGTTATGGGACGCAGAGAATCAATTACCGATCGCCAGTCATAGCCTTGGGCAGCTGCAACTTCCACCTCGGCACGTAGCCGATGCAACCACCCGCGCACACTTTTTGGTGAAGTCTCTGGGGTCAAAAAGCTAGGATAAGGTTTAGCTGCTTGATGTTTTTGGGGAAATAACCCTCGTCGAGATATAGCATAAATTTTGCCCCGATGTTGGCGATCGTGCAGAGATAAAACCATATCCACCATCGTTAGTCCTGTACCAATTAGCAGCACGGGCGCATCCAGATCGAGGTCTGCTAGGGCATCGGCTGACCAGGCATTCCGCAGATAACTTTCATTATTGCTGTCTGCGTTTTTGATTGCCGGGGGTGCAGAAGGCGAGTTTCCCAACGCCAACACAACTTTATCTGCGGCAAAACAGAGACCACTACGCAGAGAGACGATCGCGCCTTTTCCTTCAGGCTGTACCCCCACGACCTCATCGGTCAAACGTTCTAGTCGTACATCACTAGGTGCTGTGGCTTCTGCTTCTGCTAAAATCGACTGAATGTATAAACCATAGACCTTGCGGGGAATGAAGCTACTAGCATTGACTTCTTCAGGAAAAAATGACGCTAATTCGTTGCGATTGTACTGAAGCCAACGCAGCAGATGTCCGGGATCGCGAGCAAATGCACTCATGTTTCCGGCCGATACATTCAGCAAATGACAGTTGGTATTGGTGCTGTAGGCAATTCCCTTCCCCATTTGATGACTGCGCTCAATCAGCTTAATGGTGAGAGGTTGGCTGGCAGTTTTCAATAAGTGGGTAGCAACTAGAGAACCGCTAAAGCCTCCACCAACAATAGCGATCGTGGTTGGAGTCTGGGCAGTCAAAAAACTAGGGTTCATGGCGATTTTAGTTAGAATCGATAATCCCGCCGATTGAATAAAGTCTATTTCCTGAGATTAAACATATTTCCAACTCAGATGAAATAATTAGACTTTACTTAACTTTACTTAGTATGATTTTCTATAGTAGCTTGCTTTCAGGTATTTAACGCCTGGTTGACTGACAAAAGTCTGAGGTCAAGAAATTGAAGCAGAGAAAAAAGGAGGCGCAGACTTCCAGAACAAATAATTTCGTCGGACTCTAACTGTTAGCTAAACACAGATAGAGGAATACAAGCGACCTCCCCCT
The Nostoc punctiforme PCC 73102 genome window above contains:
- a CDS encoding arylsulfatase, with the translated sequence MLSLIFRAIALSLVITLLIVSNPALAATSKVLPIRPPSFEGEIGTTYKESTSDFPTPITAPKNAPNVLLVLLDDVGFGQASTFGGSIETPNLTRLAEKGLRYNQFHTTALCSPTRAALLTGRNHHSVGTGVVAELATGYPGYTTILPKSAATVAEVLRQNGYNTAAFGKWHNTPDYETSAVGPFDRWPTGLGFEYFYGFMGGDTNQWSPALVENTKRVAPPINNPDYHLTPDLVDHAIAWIRSQQSIAPEKPFFTYLAIGATHAPHHAPKAWIDKYQGKFDRGWDKLREETFVRQKQLGVIPANAQLTPRAKEFPAWDSLSQDEQRIYAHEMEVFAGFLAHTDYEIGRLIDGIDKLGELDNTLVIYIVGDNGASAEGGLTGSVNELKIFNRIPESQEQLLASLNDLGSPKTFNHYHAGWAWAGTTPFQWTKQIASHFGGTRNPLVVAWGNQIKDRGGLRSQFHHVIDITPTILEATGITVPTEVNGVKQQKIEGTSLVYTFDDPDASSQRKTQYFEMFGNRAIYNNGWVAAARHPRLPWQGTINADFEQDPWELYNIEEDFSEANNLADKNPEKLEKLQKLFLSEARKHKVLPLDDRVSERFDVKIRPFLDAGRTTFIYYPGAVPIPEGSAPNLKNRSFTIKADVEIPENGAEGVLLTQGGRFAGWGFFIEDGKPTYTYNFANAERYIIQSPEKLPPGKATIGFDFDYDGGVGAGGTGKLFINDQQVAQGRIEKTIPYRVALDETFDVGRDTGTPVVDTYQVPFAFTGNLQKVTLNLK
- a CDS encoding bile acid:sodium symporter family protein, yielding MNEIIPILDKLAFLLFVVATMFGTGLKLTLQQIWGPLRNIRLVISSLVANFLIVPLFIYLLLQVVPVTEPVKAGFIIMALASGPPALPKLAQIVKGNLAFSTGLMMLLMFGTVFYLPIALPLVLQGVQVNSWDIAKPLILLMLTPLVIGLIIKAKSEDIALNFQAITFKISNFGLLLGLVVRLVVHFNEIIILLKTGVIFVCAIFIIFSFTVGYLLGGPGIDTQRVLGVGTAQRNFAALLIGTSNFDDPNVVSTIMVTSLLMMVSVLILGKNLTEVDQGQGAKVESVEIS
- a CDS encoding FAD/NAD(P)-binding protein, which codes for MNPSFLTAQTPTTIAIVGGGFSGSLVATHLLKTASQPLTIKLIERSHQMGKGIAYSTNTNCHLLNVSAGNMSAFARDPGHLLRWLQYNRNELASFFPEEVNASSFIPRKVYGLYIQSILAEAEATAPSDVRLERLTDEVVGVQPEGKGAIVSLRSGLCFAADKVVLALGNSPSAPPAIKNADSNNESYLRNAWSADALADLDLDAPVLLIGTGLTMVDMVLSLHDRQHRGKIYAISRRGLFPQKHQAAKPYPSFLTPETSPKSVRGWLHRLRAEVEVAAAQGYDWRSVIDSLRPITQKIWQKLPTEEQQRFLRHLTPYWDVHRHRIAPKVADVVTEMLDSGQLNISAGRIREYQALPDGVAVTVCQRKTHANTVLHVHRVVNCTGVAADYRRSPHPLIADLRSQGLIRPNAIGLGLDADAHGALYTADSNVSTLLYTLGTPRKGDLWETIAVPELRVQAQELSQALLQSLPVRVRPIPTMLLNKETGDGGSQIPQSSLLFRQLFDPETSSYTYLIADRQTGDAVLVDPVLEQVDRDLQSLDELGLKLRYCLETHLHADHITGAGKLRQQTGCQVIVPQNPAVTKADRSLVGGEIIDVGSVAIEAIFTPGHSASHIAYLVNKTHLLTGDALFIRGCGRTDFQGGDPGTLYDVVTQSLFTLPDDTLVYPAHDYKGRTVSTIGEEKRFNPRFSDSYGALRERSRSQFITIMNNLKLSYPQKMNATVPANEYCGDFIPQDSLNPAMSLATDEEKKQIEITVMTNTEIYNDYFAMYI